AGTAATTAAAGCCACCCAACTATAATACTCTAAGCGGTTTAATCAGGATATTTGTTGATTCTGTCTTGATGTTTAATTCTATTAagacaatgcttttttttttatgtctgtgCAAAATTTTGTTTTCCCGATGTTCCTTGATTagagtatttttctctcttcccattcccCTTTTAGAAGTCCTGCCATCCTCCATCATCCATACGAAAACCTTAAATACAATGGTGGAACACATTCCTAACTTGtcacaggagctgaaggcagcactGTCTGACAGGCAGCCACCAATAAGAGAGCTACGACTTGACATGGAAAGTTCAAATCTTAATTTGGAAGAATTGAAGAAAGCTGTTCTTAGTGGACAAAATGAAGCTGAAGACAAACATCTTTCGGAATTAGAAAACTCAGGCTTAGATAAACATTCCCGAAAAAAGAGACAGCCCTATGTACACTTAAGTGATAAGTGTTGTAATGTAGGTTGTACCAGAAAAGAGCTTGCTGCACTATGCTGAGATGAAAGTATTGTGTATTTCATCTAGTATTTACACGATTCTTGATGACACATTCAGTGATGCCTCTGTCACCCCACTGattattaaaatatgagaaataatcaCTTAATGTTTGGGCTTTTCATTTGGTGTGTAACAAAATATTCCTCACCTTATTATAGTTTCTGCTAATAATactttttattccaaaaaatagttTTGCCTTATTAATGGTATAATtgctattacatttttaatgttgttaACTTAAAGTGACAGTCTTTATCATTGTGACTACACACAATAACTCAAAAAAATTTGATAGCTTAGTAAAACATTTTGCTTTGCACCAGTGAGAAAGGATAAGtctatctttaaaatttgtatttgataAATTATAACCTGTCACCCGCTCTTTTTCATCCAGACCGAATGCCCAAATGTTCTTTCACTACTTAATATTAAACACATTAATagcaagagataaaaataaaaaataacttacatAATGCCTAACACCAGGTACACAAAATGgatcaaaatgtttttattgttcaT
This DNA window, taken from Lutra lutra chromosome 13, mLutLut1.2, whole genome shotgun sequence, encodes the following:
- the PLGRKT gene encoding plasminogen receptor (KT) isoform X6, translating into MVEHIPNLSQELKAALSDRQPPIRELRLDMESSNLNLEELKKAVLSGQNEAEDKHLSELENSGLDKHSRKKRQPYVHLSDKCCNVGCTRKELAALC
- the PLGRKT gene encoding plasminogen receptor (KT) isoform X1, producing MGFIFSKSMSENMKNQQEFMLMNARLQLERQLMMQNEMRERQMALQIAWSREFLKYFGTFFGIAAISLTAGAIRRKKPAFLFPIIPLSFVFTYQYDLGYGTLLQRMKEVLPSSIIHTKTLNTMVEHIPNLSQELKAALSDRQPPIRELRLDMESSNLNLEELKKAVLSGQNEAEDKHLSELENSGLDKHSRKKRQPYVHLSDKCCNVGCTRKELAALC
- the PLGRKT gene encoding plasminogen receptor (KT) isoform X4; its protein translation is MLDSRAIRRKKPAFLFPIIPLSFVFTYQYDLGYGTLLQRMKEVLPSSIIHTKTLNTMVEHIPNLSQELKAALSDRQPPIRELRLDMESSNLNLEELKKAVLSGQNEAEDKHLSELENSGLDKHSRKKRQPYVHLSDKCCNVGCTRKELAALC
- the PLGRKT gene encoding plasminogen receptor (KT) isoform X2 → MMQNEMRERQMALQIAWSREFLKYFGTFFGIAAISLTAGAIRRKKPAFLFPIIPLSFVFTYQYDLGYGTLLQRMKEVLPSSIIHTKTLNTMVEHIPNLSQELKAALSDRQPPIRELRLDMESSNLNLEELKKAVLSGQNEAEDKHLSELENSGLDKHSRKKRQPYVHLSDKCCNVGCTRKELAALC
- the PLGRKT gene encoding plasminogen receptor (KT) isoform X3, whose translation is MPHLHLSHLLKVWLLLLSQLPRGIPAQNDDKIIKACSRELVRLRIRICGSVSWGERAHQQVREPRQASEPLAEVLPSSIIHTKTLNTMVEHIPNLSQELKAALSDRQPPIRELRLDMESSNLNLEELKKAVLSGQNEAEDKHLSELENSGLDKHSRKKRQPYVHLSDKCCNVGCTRKELAALC